The Halanaerobiales bacterium genome includes a region encoding these proteins:
- a CDS encoding sensor histidine kinase: MKQNLDEILEKTINTLDSSKKEIFSISESSRKEMDKIKEKISEVNEDIEEVISEIDKLEKENRKARLKLMEVSKKFDQYSEAEVKEVYERAEDTSVEIAVLQEKEEQLKNRRNDLEERLINVKKTFDKAENLVSKVSVVKKYLYGELSDLSEQFDDLQQKQDLAFKVIEAQEEERKRVAREIHDGPAQSIANLVFRVELAQKMMEKDKDKAKEELKTLKDMVRYSVKDVRKIIYDLRPMSLDDLGLIPTIRRYIEKFEEQTDLEVELKVMGNFKNIPKTHEITIFRIIQEALNNVHKHAEATHCDLKIEFTNNKINVLIVDNGTGFEIDEVGEGKYGLINMRERCELINAKMNINSNNTGTRISIIVPLDQKKE; encoded by the coding sequence TTGAAACAAAATTTAGATGAAATATTAGAGAAAACAATAAATACCTTAGATTCAAGTAAAAAAGAGATTTTTTCAATTTCTGAGTCTTCAAGAAAAGAAATGGATAAAATAAAAGAAAAAATTTCAGAAGTAAATGAGGATATTGAAGAAGTTATCTCAGAAATAGATAAATTAGAAAAAGAAAATCGAAAAGCTCGCCTAAAATTAATGGAAGTTAGTAAAAAATTTGATCAATATTCTGAAGCTGAAGTAAAAGAAGTTTATGAAAGAGCTGAAGATACTTCTGTAGAAATTGCTGTATTACAGGAAAAAGAAGAACAACTAAAAAATAGAAGAAATGATTTAGAGGAACGACTTATAAATGTCAAGAAAACTTTTGATAAGGCTGAAAATTTGGTTTCAAAAGTAAGTGTTGTCAAAAAATATCTTTATGGGGAATTATCTGATTTAAGTGAGCAATTTGATGATTTACAACAAAAACAGGATCTGGCTTTTAAGGTAATAGAAGCTCAGGAAGAAGAGAGAAAAAGAGTAGCCCGAGAAATACATGATGGGCCTGCTCAATCAATTGCCAATCTTGTTTTTAGAGTAGAATTAGCTCAGAAAATGATGGAAAAAGATAAAGACAAGGCTAAAGAAGAATTGAAAACCCTAAAAGATATGGTTAGATATAGTGTAAAAGATGTAAGAAAAATTATTTATGATTTACGTCCTATGTCTTTAGATGATTTAGGTTTAATTCCTACTATCAGGAGATATATTGAAAAATTTGAAGAACAAACTGATTTAGAAGTTGAATTAAAGGTAATGGGGAATTTTAAAAACATTCCTAAAACTCATGAAATAACTATTTTTAGAATAATACAGGAAGCTTTAAATAATGTACATAAACATGCCGAAGCAACTCATTGTGACTTAAAAATTGAATTTACTAATAATAAAATAAATGTTTTAATAGTAGATAATGGAACAGGTTTTGAGATAGATGAAGTTGGTGAAGGGAAATATGGTCTAATTAATATGCGTGAACGATGTGAACTAATTAATGCAAAAATGAATATTAATTCTAATAATACAGGAACAAGGATTAGTATCATAGTACCTCTTGATCAGAAAAAAGAATAG
- a CDS encoding D-glycerate dehydrogenase yields MSKPLIYITSEIPEKGLEILKKEFKIKSNNSGKSLSKNELISEAKKADAILPLLSDEIDSKVMDELENLKVIANYAVGYNNIDVKAATKRNIIVTNTPDVLTETTADLTWGLLLAVARRIVETDKILRNGKFEGWAPKLLLGNEVNHKTLGIIGLGRIGKAVAKRAQGFNMKVLYNKRNRLDEKKEESLNVEYREFEKILKEADYISINTPLNESTYHLFSTKEFSLMKDDSILINTGRGPIINEKELVKALKNKEIGGAGLDVYENEPEVEEGLLKFENVVLTPHIGSATYRARNKMAELAAKGAIAGYKRENVPNIVNKELLK; encoded by the coding sequence ATGTCAAAACCTCTTATTTATATAACAAGTGAAATACCGGAAAAAGGCCTGGAAATTTTAAAAAAAGAATTTAAAATAAAAAGCAATAATAGTGGTAAGAGTTTATCTAAAAATGAATTGATTTCTGAAGCTAAAAAAGCAGATGCTATTTTGCCACTTTTAAGTGATGAAATAGATAGTAAAGTGATGGATGAACTTGAAAATTTAAAAGTAATTGCTAATTATGCTGTTGGATATAATAATATAGATGTTAAAGCAGCTACAAAAAGAAATATTATTGTAACAAATACTCCTGATGTATTAACTGAGACAACTGCTGATCTAACCTGGGGATTATTATTGGCAGTCGCAAGAAGAATTGTTGAAACTGATAAAATATTAAGGAATGGAAAGTTTGAAGGTTGGGCCCCAAAGTTATTATTGGGAAATGAAGTTAATCACAAAACTTTAGGAATAATTGGTTTGGGAAGAATTGGAAAAGCAGTTGCTAAAAGAGCTCAAGGATTTAATATGAAAGTTTTGTATAATAAAAGGAATCGTTTAGATGAGAAAAAAGAAGAAAGTCTTAATGTTGAATATCGAGAATTTGAAAAAATTCTTAAAGAAGCTGATTATATTTCTATTAATACTCCTTTAAATGAATCAACCTATCATTTATTTAGCACTAAAGAATTTTCTTTAATGAAAGATGATAGTATTTTAATTAATACAGGACGAGGGCCAATTATAAATGAAAAAGAACTTGTTAAAGCTTTAAAAAACAAAGAGATCGGAGGAGCAGGACTTGATGTATACGAAAATGAACCTGAAGTTGAAGAAGGTTTATTAAAATTTGAAAATGTTGTTTTAACTCCTCATATTGGAAGTGCAACCTATCGGGCTCGAAATAAAATGGCCGAATTAGCTGCTAAAGGTGCAATAGCAGGATATAAAAGAGAAAATGTCCCTAATATTGTAAATAAAGAACTTTTAAAATAA